Proteins encoded together in one Solanum lycopersicum chromosome 7, SLM_r2.1 window:
- the LOC104648556 gene encoding protein CHLORORESPIRATORY REDUCTION 41, chloroplastic produces the protein MASSSNILQLHHLHLLPSIHPISCVKQFTIKCTSPESSSDPEFLTPNSETTISPEKFPIEKRRKSEIIRERKSRTELIKQDPPNFEIGWKRTKPIPLDKPIGYVIMDFLEKLEELMARDFGSTALLAKVGEIVAERAREEAEVLKDEGKVEERMVTELYRVLKLMEMDLAMVSAAVKEETLNKRLEQAKARCRQAILVANSF, from the coding sequence ATGGCTTCTTCTTCAAATATTCTTCAACTTCACCATCTCCATCTTCTTCCTTCAATTCATCCAATTTCTTGCGTAAAGCAATTCACTATCAAATGCACTTCACCTGAATCTTCTTCAGACCCAGAATTTCTAACCCCAAATTCAGAAACAACAATTAGCCCAGAAAAATTCCCAATTGAAAAACGTCGAAAATCCGAGATAATCCGTGAGAGAAAATCAAGAACTGAGCTTATAAAGCAAGACCCACCAAATTTCGAAATTGGGTGGAAGAGAACAAAGCCAATTCCATTAGATAAGCCAATTGGGTATGTGATAATGGATTTTTTGGAGAAATTGGAAGAGTTAATGGCTAGGGATTTTGGGTCGACGGCGTTGTTAGCGAAAGTTGGAGAAATAGTTGCAGAAAGAGCTAGGGAAGAAGCGGAAGTGTTGAAAGACGAAGGAAAAGTGGAGGAGAGAATGGTGACGGAATTGTACAGAGTTTTGAAGCTTATGGAAATGGATTTAGCTATGGTGAGTGCTGCTGTTAAAGAAGAAACATTGAATAAAAGACTTGAACAAGCTAAAGCACGTTGTAGGCAAGCCATTCTTGTTGCTAAttctttttga